AGAAGGCCGAACAAGGTTACAGGAATGCCCTAGGTTGCATCCTTCGCGAAACCGTGAGCATCAATGAAACCAATCTCAGGTCGAAAGCGAACGAGAATTTGCGAGCGCTCCTCATATCGAAGCTGCACACTCATTACAAGTTCCCGGATGAGTCCCTAGACGAGACCACTCCGGTAAATAACAGAGCCCTCTGCAAGTGGTCCAAGCTTTTGAGTAGTTGGAAATCCAAGGCCAAAAGCGAATACCTTAAGAAAGATTACGAAACCGAGATAAAAAAGATCTGGCCTTTGGTTTCCGAGGAGGACTGGAACCTGTTCAAGCAGCACTGTGAGACCCCTGAAGTCAAGGAGATGGAAAAATGGGGAAAGGATATGTGGGCTAAGAGCCGTGGTTACCCAGGGAAGAAGCCAAAGTGGGACAAGCAGGACACTGAGTTTGCTGCAGCAGGCAACTATCCTGTCATGGTGCCAGAGACGAGGAGTAGGAGGGTGCACGCATCCGAGACCGCGTTGTCCTCGGCGCAGCGCCCTCGACTCACGCGCGCTGGAAGCAGGGTGGATGCGCCAACCAGTGGCCGCTCCGGTAAGTACAAGACTCTAGTTCCACATCGGTAGTTAACCGCCGAGTAGATTAACTAAGACTTGTAGCTGCCGCAGTAATAGAGTTACAGAGTGCTggaaccggggggggggggggggggggggtaataaGGAGATTTGTTTTTCTCATACTTCAGCAACACTTTTTTGATTCGTTTTTAAGCTGGAAACCCAGTTCACATGTATGATATATCCTtctggtctttatatgacccagGTGATTTACCAATCTTTTCCAGAAAAAATCCAGTCTCTTACAGTTAGATTGTCTGGTTTGTGATTAGGTCCCACTGCTTGAAGCTGTAGATAGTTCTTCGAATAAAGGTATGAATAAGCCAAGGGCAATCCAATCCCATAAAAGGGGCATTTTTATACATGGTTGGAACTTCTGATGCGTATAGTAAAGTATTGAAGAGGTATTGAGGAAGTTACATATTTTCTGGCAGTGTGGTTAGTGGTACTTATAGCATCAAGGAGGGGTCCTATGTATGAATATGTAGTGGTATTTATATCATTAAGTCAAGCCCTTGTGTCACACAGAATTTGCTGGGCATGTAAGATCGACTGGTCTGTGCTTTTTGTAAGTGATAGTGCTCCCGAGTCGGTTGAAAAGTGGACTCTAGATTTTCTTTAAGCTGTCAAATTTTCATGATCTATATTCAGAAGTGTATGTTCTACTGAAATGCCCAATTGATGGTGTTTCTACAGGTCAGGTTAATGAGGATGTCGAGAGCAGATTCCAGCATTTGGCAAGTTCGGTACAAACTGATGTTACCCAGTTAGAGGTGGCGACCGGAGGGGACGGGGGAGATGCGCGCATCCAAGACCTTGTTGCCGTCGTTCCGCCgttgacgaggaggaggacgagggagGCGTGTGCATCAGAGACCGTGTTGCCGCCATTGCAGCGCACTCGACTCACACGCGGCGGAAGTAGGGGGGAGGTGCTGACCAGTGGCCGCTCCGGTAAGTGGAAGACTGTACTACCACCGTAAATCTTtttagtcccacatcacatcggTAGTAGTAATCACCAAATAGATTACCTAGAGACCTGTAGCTGTACAGTGGTAGAGGTGTAGGCGATGTCTAGGGTTACAGGGTGACAAAAAACCAACTCACATGGATGCATCACTGGATTGTAAGTCCCCCCTAATTCATACTTTTGGTGAAAAGGGCCATCATAACTGCTGCTAGTTATTTTCTCAGGAGTTATCCAAAAAAAAATCTTACAATGAGATTATCTATTTGGTGATTAGATCCCACTGCTTGAAGCTGTAGATAAATCTTCAACTAAAGATATGGACATGACAAGTCTTAGTAGCCTGCTGAAATAGATGGAATAACATCCTTATAGCCCAACTGATTGCTATCTGTCCCAGCTGCGACACCTGCAGAACATTATATGGTTATAAGCCATTGATAACCCAAGAAGAATTGAATCCCATAACAGGGGGATTTTTAATTCTAGTTCCTAGCAAATATTTCGTTCATAGAAATTTTCAGTAATTATAGATTTTATAGATATTTTTTTAGTAATTATATAGCATTTTTATATGTAGTTACATTTTGTGTAGCTTAATTCTTTTATTTAACAATTTACAGATATGTCTGGAAACGACTCCGCCGCAGCCTCTTCTTCACGGACGATAAGCGCGGGCGATGAAGCTGTAGAACCGTCATCACGTCATGGTGATCCCGATGCCTTGGGCACATACATGGATGGGCAGGACGACTACACATCCACTGTTCATGATGAGTCCGGCACCGCCACAAATCCTGAAGATGCGACCGATCGTGACGAAGGGACCGGCCAAGGGGACCAGGCAGCTGGACAACCTAAAAAGCAACGGAAACCTAGGCGCCCAAACATGCTTGGCACCGATAGGATTGTTATCAACCGAGTGTCTGAGGCGGGTCTACCTCTTAGTCCCAAGAAGGCCGAACAAGGTTACAGTAATGGCCTAGGCTGCATCCTTCGCGAAACCGTGAGCATTAATGAAACCAATCTCAGGTCGAAAGCCAACGAGAATTTGCGAGCACTCCTCATATCGAAGTTGCACACTCATTACAAGTTCCCGGATGAGTCCCTAGACGAGACCACTCCGGTAAATAACACAGCCCTCTGCAAGTGGACCAAGCTTTTGAGTACATGGAAATCCAAAGCCAAAAGCGAATACCTTGAGAAAGATTACGAAACCGAGATAAAAAAGAAGTGGCCTTCGGTTTCTGAGGAGGACTGGAACCTGTTCAAGCGGCACTGCGAGACCCCTGAAGTCAAGGAGATGGAGAAATGGGGGAAGGAAATGCGGGCAAGGAACATTGGTCACCACACCCTTGGGAGCCGTGGTTATCCAGGGAAGAAGCCGAAGTGGGACAAGCAGGACGCTGAGTTTGCTGCAGCAGGCATACCAAACCCCTTCAAGGAATTTGAAAACCCGCGTGAAAATGATTACATCAGGGGCCGGTGCAAATACGATGAAGAGACTAAGACATGGGTCTtggacgagaaaacggcgaaagTCAAGGAACTCCTGGTATTTGATTAACCTGCTTATTTTTTGTTATGCTAATTAAGTTGATTTCTTCCCAAGTAGTCACGTTTCTAAACGCTCACCTCCGTTTTGTAGAGGCAGTATCATGTGGAATCTCAAAGCTCCCAGGAGTCAGAGTCCTCGGCAAGGTGGGACGACCCTCTAAACAGGTCGATCAACGTGGTGCTCGGCAAGGACCCGAAAACGAGGCCGGCTTATGGTCGCGTGAACGGCGTTGGGCTCAACGGAAAATGGGACACACACTATCCCGAAGACCGCGAGCTTGCGAGGCAGAGAAGGAGAGCCGGCCGAGCTAGTTTTGAATCCAGATTGGCTGGAATGAGAGAAGAACTTAAAGAAGAAATGAGAGAGGAAGTCGAGGTGAAAGCCAAAGCCATGGCGACAGCCCAAGTCATGGAAATGTGGCCCGATCTAATTGAGGCCGTCAAGCGAAGTTTAGCATCGGGTCAAACAGCGGCACCATCATCCTCTGTCACATTGGCGCCGGCCAATGTTATTTTGGAGAAAGAGCCGCGTCCTGGTGCACATCATAGCAGCCGCTCTGTCCCTTTCATGGGCTAGAGGTCGTCACTGGCTGATATTGAGCCCTAACGGTAAGCGTTGCTGGCTCAACAAATATCTTCTTCCATGGGTTCGTTGTTCAGATCTCTAACGTTGGTGATGCATGCATGTTTGGCAGGACCAAACGGCACGATGCTGAACCTAACGAGTTTTATGCAAGTTTGGATTTTCATCTGCTGCATGCATACTTTCTGTGGAATACTGCTGCTATGTTACATTGGCTGCTAGGGCTCATTATTCTGTTTGTGTTCATCCTTTGTTGAGAGAAACCAGGACTCCCTAGTTTGTATGTACCTTTTTGTGCCTGGAGAAGTATCTATAATGACCGACCTTTGAATAAACTGAATTTCGAACATGCACTTCTAACAAGAATCGCTTTATAGCTGCTTTGCTTTGCTTTGCTGGGGGTATGCCGTTGTAGGGCGCCTGATGCTTTTTTGTTTGTGCTTTCTTGAGACTCAAAACATGTGCCAAATTTGGTTTCAATCTATGAAATCGGAGAGAGGAGCTCCTCAATTTGGAAAACTTTTACTATCCTTGGCAAAGATGAGCGCTGCAGGGAAAGGGGCTTACAGGGCAGGGGTTATGGATCAACTTTGCGGCAGGATCACAGGTTGGCCGGCCCATCGAGATGCCTTGGTTCAGTGCATGTTTTGCTGACTGCTTTGGTCGTTCGATGCAGCTCCTGTCAGTCTGTTTGTCTGTCAGTCAGTTTTGACTCGCCGGCTGCTGAGCCGTGCTTCGGGTCAGCACGGCTAGGAGCGCCACGGCAACCATGGGATCAGAAGgcatcttcttctccttctcctgcTTCTGAACCGTTTTTTACAAGCAAGATCTGCCAGTTAATGGGCGATAGCAAGTTGTTTGTTTTCCTCTGTTTTTACTGCACAATCTCTTCTGTGTGAGAAAGCAAATTGTCCTATGTCCCATTTCCTTTCATTGTACAATCTCTTCAGTTTTGTGATTTGGTGTGCTTGTATTTTCTGGTGGCTTAGTTGTGACTTGTTATAATGTGCATTTTCAGTTATCTATATTAAGCAGTTCCTGCCTTGGTGGAACAGCTGTCAAAGAATCCTTGAAGTGGCTCTAATAAATTTTGAGTAAAATAGAATTCTAAATATGCATCCGTGCGTGCTTCTAGCAAGTGTCCTCTAGTACACATACTGCTTATTTAGTAGCAAGTTTTGTGGCTTGTCATTTTAATTATTGCAGAGACCTTCAATTCTTGAGCATGTGTTTCTCAAGTTTGGTTGTTCTTGCTGCGTATGCCCAGTTAATAGCATGGTTTGCATGATTTTGACCCCTTTCTTCCATGCAGTGATTGGTTTATTTGCTCGTTGTGCTTGCTGGTTTGACAGTTGAACACCTTGTGAAGCAGTGGAGAGGCTAGTCTAGTGGCGTACCCATTGTGCGTGTCACAGGCATGAAGGTATACATACAACTTTCACGACAATATGAGGAACACCTTGGGTCATTTGAAGTTTACAATATTTTGCTACAATTAATTATGATCTCCCTAAGAAATGGCTACGCAGAATATATAGAGGGCAACAAAAAATAAGCCCCAGGCTATCTATTTTATATAGAGATGATGTGCGGTGTAAATTAAATAGCGCCGTTAACTTGAGACTTTGGCGCCATcattacaacaacaacaacgacaacaacaacaacaacaacaaagcctttagtcgcaAACAAGTTGATATATAGACTAGAACTGAAACCCATAATATCTGGCAACCAGCTCATGGCTAGCACCATCATTGGCAAAGAAAATTAAAGCGGTGCAAGTAACAATTCAACTGCCATCGTTCAAAACTACGGACCGTCGCACTGCAGCTCCACTGCCCCCACCGGCATGTTGCGCCGCAGCTCCGCCGCCCGGCGCAGCACCACGCTGATAGTGCAGCTCCGCCCCTTCCGTTCTGCGTGTTACTCTCCGGCCTGTACGTTGTTGATGGTGCTAGTACACGCACATGCATGCGTCACCACGTTGCCTTGCATGCGGATCGACAACCGGACCTCTGTCAGATCGATCAGTTTTATTCAGAGAACAAAAATATATAATCCAGACCAGATCCCATCCAACACTTGTATTCTATTCTATTATTAGTGGTAAATGAAGCTCTGCACTGCATGGAAATGTATTAGTTGCTGTTGTTGGTAAGCCGAGAAAGGGAAGATCGAGCTGCATGTGATGCGATCGGGCGCTTGATTTGCCGGTCGGTGTCGggagatcaacttgtgtgtcctgaTCTGAGAGCATCTACACCCGGACTCCTCATCTTAACCGGGCGGGCGCAGGGACCACTGATTGGAGAGGAGAGAGAAGGAAAAAGTTGACCCAACCGGACCCCTCGTAGCCTCCTTAAATGCTCATGCTGTCTGACACTTCTcttagactagccacagtgggagtaacttcagcagtaacatcgagtccaactcagcaaatttgcttatgtggcaatgagttaatgaggagagagaggggtagtttgagtaacttagctggttactgtaacatcacatgttccaatgcaatatgagtctataacctaataaatgaggttttgcatgttaccatacttatgttactacccactatgaaggtagtaacatagtctagggatatgtgtatgatactagtgtatgttactctccattgtggctagtcttattgTTCTCATATATATGATGAGTATGAGGTGCTTCCGGTCAGTTGTCCTGCATCCGTCGTATAGGATTTCGCCCATCTTttctctttgtttattttttcttttctttctctcaCTTTGCCTCCATCGATTACATGCATGTGACCGGACGTAtagagaaaaaaatgagagacaTGACTGTAAAAGTGAAAAATTGAGAGATGACCAGTCAGTGTCCGCGAACATCTAAGGGGTTGGATTTGCAAGTTGCGGCTGTAGATGCTCTGACCTGACCTGATCTGACCaga
This sequence is a window from Aegilops tauschii subsp. strangulata cultivar AL8/78 chromosome 7, Aet v6.0, whole genome shotgun sequence. Protein-coding genes within it:
- the LOC109738005 gene encoding uncharacterized protein: MAPETRSGRSREPRASETASPPPPPAQRPRLTRAGSRGYAPTRSRSGQVNEDVQSRFPHLASSVQNDVTQLKAATGEDEGGTPIQDLVVVVPRMTRRRAREACASETALPSLQRTRLTGGGNRGEAPASGRTGKVNEDVESRFQHLASSVQNDVAMEASLDYMSGNDYTAASSSRMISMGDEAVQPLSRHDGPNTLGTYKDGQDNYTPTGHDESGTATNPEDATDRDEGTGQGDQAAGQPKRQRKPRSRNKLGTNRIVINRVSEAGLPVSPKKAEQGYRNALGCILRETVSINETNLRSKANENLRALLISKLHTHYKFPDESLDETTPVNNRALCKWSKLLSSWKSKAKSEYLKKDYETEIKKIWPLVSEEDWNLFKQHCETPEVKEMEKWGKDMWAKSRGYPGKKPKWDKQDTEFAAAGNYPVMVPETRSRRVHASETALSSAQRPRLTRAGSRVDAPTSGRSGQVNEDVESRFQHLASSVQTDVTQLEVATGGDGGDARIQDLVAVVPPLTRRRTREACASETVLPPLQRTRLTRGGSRGEVLTSGRSDMSGNDSAAASSSRTISAGDEAVEPSSRHGDPDALGTYMDGQDDYTSTVHDESGTATNPEDATDRDEGTGQGDQAAGQPKKQRKPRRPNMLGTDRIVINRVSEAGLPLSPKKAEQGYSNGLGCILRETVSINETNLRSKANENLRALLISKLHTHYKFPDESLDETTPVNNTALCKWTKLLSTWKSKAKSEYLEKDYETEIKKKWPSVSEEDWNLFKRHCETPEVKEMEKWGKEMRARNIGHHTLGSRGYPGKKPKWDKQDAEFAAAGIPNPFKEFENPRENDYIRGRCKYDEETKTWVLDEKTAKVKELLRQYHVESQSSQESESSARWDDPLNRSINVVLGKDPKTRPAYGRVNGVGLNGKWDTHYPEDRELARQRRRAGRASFESRLAGMREELKEEMREEVEVKAKAMATAQVMEMWPDLIEAVKRSLASGQTAAPSSSVTLAPANVILEKEPRPGAHHSSRSVPFMG